A region from the Halonatronomonas betaini genome encodes:
- a CDS encoding chloride channel protein: MAKIKNKLVNFFKTPYEPRMIVLAVIVGIIGGLGAVLFHYLILLFKYIFYGATSTDTFLDTVRMLPWYHRLLAPAIGGLIVGPLVTYIVQEARGHGVPEVIEALVFKKGTIRFRVAPLKALISAICIGSGGSAGREGPIVQIGASFGSSLGNYLELSPEKVKTLLGAGAAAGIAGTFNAPLAGVVFSMEVLLKKFELSNFSPLVVAAVTGTAVANILFGDAEPIFMIPEHQLVNYIELIFYMGLGILGGVIAIIYGNSLYSMEHLFEKIPVPEASKAAIGGLLLGVLALVVPQIYATGYPVMESALYGQLSLQMVLLLVVAKILATILTLGSGGSGGIFAPSLYIGAMLGSAYGMIVHSAFPAITAGASSYAMVGMGTVFAGATHAPLTAIIIIFEMTQDPLIILPLMFACKFSSFIAKQVQDKNIYSTKLLNRGIDIETIEGRNVLGTVKTKEIMTKDVKTVYKDTTVIEAKKLFEKTLFNYIPVINEETGELLGVLNFHDLMGHIDLDCDGPCRVEDVMTSPFIKISEEKSLLKALKLIEENEVDIVPIVSEDNPDKLVGLLTKSDILKAYHHWELA, encoded by the coding sequence GTGGCCAAAATTAAAAATAAACTTGTAAATTTTTTCAAAACACCCTACGAACCGAGAATGATAGTTTTAGCAGTAATAGTTGGAATTATAGGAGGACTTGGTGCGGTCCTCTTTCATTATTTAATTTTACTGTTTAAATATATATTCTATGGGGCAACTTCAACTGATACATTTTTAGATACAGTTAGAATGCTTCCCTGGTATCATCGCTTGTTAGCTCCGGCAATCGGTGGCTTAATAGTTGGTCCTCTGGTTACATATATAGTTCAGGAAGCCCGGGGACACGGTGTTCCTGAGGTTATTGAGGCCCTGGTATTTAAAAAAGGAACTATCCGCTTTAGGGTAGCTCCACTTAAGGCCTTAATATCAGCTATCTGTATTGGCTCAGGCGGTTCAGCAGGCCGAGAAGGTCCGATAGTACAAATAGGGGCTTCATTTGGTTCATCTTTAGGTAATTATCTTGAATTAAGTCCTGAGAAAGTAAAAACTCTACTAGGGGCAGGAGCTGCAGCAGGAATAGCAGGAACATTTAATGCTCCACTGGCAGGGGTAGTCTTTAGTATGGAAGTATTATTAAAGAAATTTGAGTTAAGTAATTTCTCGCCTTTAGTTGTTGCAGCTGTAACAGGAACAGCTGTGGCTAATATACTCTTTGGCGATGCAGAGCCTATATTTATGATACCAGAACATCAATTAGTTAATTATATCGAATTAATATTTTATATGGGACTAGGGATTCTTGGAGGAGTTATAGCAATTATTTATGGCAATTCTTTATATTCAATGGAACACCTCTTTGAAAAAATTCCTGTTCCAGAAGCTTCAAAAGCTGCAATTGGTGGTTTGTTATTAGGAGTTTTAGCGCTGGTAGTTCCACAAATCTATGCAACAGGTTATCCGGTTATGGAAAGTGCATTATATGGACAATTATCATTACAGATGGTTTTATTATTAGTTGTTGCTAAGATTCTGGCTACTATATTAACTTTAGGAAGTGGTGGTTCTGGAGGAATTTTTGCTCCTTCCCTTTATATTGGAGCAATGCTAGGTAGTGCTTACGGTATGATTGTTCACTCAGCATTTCCGGCAATAACAGCCGGGGCGTCATCTTATGCAATGGTTGGGATGGGAACAGTCTTTGCTGGAGCAACCCACGCTCCTCTTACTGCAATAATTATAATTTTTGAGATGACTCAGGATCCTTTAATAATTTTGCCATTAATGTTTGCCTGTAAATTCAGCTCATTTATAGCTAAACAGGTTCAGGATAAAAATATTTATTCCACTAAGTTACTTAATAGAGGTATAGATATTGAAACTATCGAGGGTAGAAATGTCCTGGGAACTGTTAAAACAAAAGAAATAATGACTAAAGATGTCAAAACAGTTTATAAAGATACAACAGTTATTGAGGCAAAGAAACTTTTCGAAAAAACACTATTTAATTATATTCCTGTGATCAATGAAGAAACAGGAGAATTACTTGGAGTATTGAATTTTCATGATTTAATGGGGCATATAGATTTAGATTGTGATGGCCCATGTCGTGTTGAAGACGTTATGACTTCACCTTTTATAAAAATATCAGAAGAAAAAAGTTTACTTAAAGCCCTTAAATTAATAGAAGAGAATGAAGTTGATATTGTGCCGATAGTTTCTGAAGATAATCCAGATAAGCTGGTTGGATTATTAACCAAAAGTGATATTTTAAAGGCCTATCATCACTGGGAATTAGCTTAG
- a CDS encoding sodium-dependent transporter, producing the protein MKKNNGDQFSSRYAIVAASIGMAVGTGNIWRFPRIAGMWGGGTFLFALTVAVVIWAIPLLIAEFLLGRKSRLGNVGAFRDFMGEKYTWLGGWLAFCSLGIAFYYAVIAGWSFRYFVFSLSGAITPGVDGTALWEGFISNPGQTVLFHFIATVFTTAIIYRGIKGGIEKVINILLPSLFVLLTILAVRTLFMPDALVGLGYLFVPEWGALLSGRIWLEAFTQAAWSTGAGWGLLTVYAVYSRDGDDIGRNSSIIAFADVLAGLLAGTAILITVFSMAPSIGDAEAILEAGNVGLTFIYIVELLIEMPGGSILAIIFFLALSGAAVSSLTAMIELGATNLIDFGLDRKKAALIAGTFIFILGIPSAVWIDFLDNQDWVWGIGLLVNGLLVALAMRKYGVEKARSEVNQLSDIHIGKWWSYCINLFPAIFAIVFGWWVYQSIQWYPDDWWHPFEVFSTGTIIFQWGILAIITFFLNKFFNKNVRSGPMTDKSVKNTGEGRG; encoded by the coding sequence TTGAAGAAGAACAATGGTGATCAGTTTTCGAGTCGGTATGCAATTGTGGCGGCATCTATTGGTATGGCAGTTGGTACAGGTAATATCTGGCGTTTTCCTAGAATTGCAGGTATGTGGGGTGGTGGAACTTTTTTATTTGCTCTGACTGTTGCAGTTGTGATTTGGGCAATCCCATTGCTTATTGCTGAATTTTTATTAGGACGTAAATCTCGGCTAGGAAATGTTGGGGCTTTTCGTGATTTTATGGGTGAAAAATATACCTGGCTAGGAGGTTGGCTGGCATTTTGCTCATTAGGAATAGCATTTTATTATGCTGTAATAGCAGGCTGGTCATTCCGTTATTTTGTTTTTAGTCTTTCAGGTGCGATTACACCTGGTGTTGATGGTACAGCACTCTGGGAGGGTTTTATATCCAATCCAGGGCAGACAGTTTTGTTTCATTTTATAGCAACTGTATTTACAACAGCAATAATATATCGTGGTATTAAAGGCGGAATAGAAAAAGTAATTAATATATTACTTCCCTCATTATTTGTGTTACTTACTATATTGGCTGTAAGGACGCTATTTATGCCGGATGCTTTAGTTGGCCTTGGTTATCTATTTGTTCCGGAATGGGGAGCCTTATTAAGCGGTAGAATCTGGCTGGAGGCCTTTACCCAGGCCGCCTGGTCGACTGGTGCTGGCTGGGGTCTTTTAACTGTTTATGCAGTTTATTCGAGAGATGGTGACGATATTGGACGTAATAGCAGTATCATAGCTTTTGCTGATGTTCTGGCTGGTCTTCTTGCTGGTACTGCTATTTTGATAACAGTTTTTTCAATGGCTCCATCAATTGGTGATGCCGAAGCTATTCTGGAGGCAGGTAATGTCGGATTAACTTTTATTTATATTGTTGAACTCTTAATAGAGATGCCAGGCGGTTCAATTCTCGCTATTATATTTTTCCTTGCCCTTTCTGGAGCAGCTGTATCTTCACTTACAGCTATGATAGAGCTTGGAGCAACCAACTTGATTGACTTTGGACTTGATCGAAAGAAAGCGGCTTTAATTGCAGGAACGTTTATTTTTATTCTTGGAATTCCTTCAGCAGTCTGGATAGATTTTCTTGATAATCAGGACTGGGTCTGGGGTATTGGCTTACTTGTTAATGGTCTGCTGGTGGCGCTGGCAATGAGAAAATATGGAGTAGAAAAAGCAAGGTCTGAAGTTAATCAATTAAGTGATATTCATATTGGCAAATGGTGGAGTTATTGTATTAACCTTTTCCCGGCAATATTTGCAATTGTCTTTGGCTGGTGGGTATATCAGTCGATACAATGGTATCCTGATGACTGGTGGCATCCATTTGAAGTATTTAGTACAGGAACAATTATATTCCAGTGGGGTATTCTCGCTATAATAACCTTCTTTCTAAATAAATTTTTTAATAAGAATGTACGTTCCGGTCCTATGACAGATAAGTCAGTTAAGAATACTGGCGAAGGGAGAGGGTAA
- the tatA gene encoding twin-arginine translocase TatA/TatE family subunit yields the protein MFGLGAPELIIVLVIVLIIFGPSKLPEIGNAIGSGIRELKKATKEVEDAASLDEEEDKDKS from the coding sequence ATGTTTGGACTTGGAGCACCTGAATTAATTATTGTTTTAGTTATTGTTCTAATTATTTTTGGGCCTAGTAAATTACCGGAAATAGGTAATGCGATTGGATCAGGTATTAGAGAATTAAAAAAAGCAACTAAAGAAGTTGAAGATGCAGCTTCTTTAGATGAAGAAGAGGATAAAGATAAATCTTAA
- a CDS encoding carbon-nitrogen family hydrolase, which produces MRIASIQLEMIEGESKNSRINNATKKIDKAALNNQDQPDIDLILLPELWNVGFFEHQRFKKEAESLDGPTYNALAEKALEYNTYIYGGTIVEKADGNLYNTALFIDRKGELLAKYRKIHLFTYFGAKEGDYITPGSEPVVVKTELANFGLSTCYDLRFPELYRQEAEAGAEIFLVTACWSFPRLENWVVLNQARAAENVAYLISCNTAGKVSGETHLGHSMVVDPWGIQIASAGSKKGIVTAEIDPAYVKKTRNEFPALKDKKL; this is translated from the coding sequence ATGAGGATAGCTTCAATTCAACTGGAAATGATAGAAGGTGAGTCCAAAAATAGCAGAATAAACAATGCTACCAAAAAGATTGATAAAGCTGCTCTTAATAACCAGGACCAGCCAGATATTGATTTAATACTTCTGCCAGAACTCTGGAATGTCGGGTTCTTTGAACATCAAAGGTTCAAGAAAGAGGCAGAGAGCCTTGATGGTCCAACATATAATGCTTTAGCTGAAAAAGCACTCGAATACAATACCTATATCTACGGAGGAACTATAGTTGAAAAAGCAGATGGTAACTTATATAATACAGCATTATTTATAGATCGAAAAGGAGAACTGTTAGCAAAATATCGAAAGATTCATCTTTTTACTTATTTTGGGGCAAAAGAGGGGGACTATATTACCCCGGGTTCTGAACCTGTTGTTGTCAAAACAGAGCTAGCTAATTTTGGCCTATCGACATGTTATGACCTCCGTTTTCCTGAATTGTATCGCCAGGAAGCTGAAGCCGGTGCTGAAATATTTCTAGTAACAGCCTGCTGGTCATTTCCCAGACTCGAAAACTGGGTTGTCTTAAATCAGGCCAGAGCTGCTGAGAATGTAGCCTATTTGATATCCTGTAATACTGCAGGAAAAGTAAGTGGAGAGACCCATCTTGGTCACTCAATGGTGGTTGATCCCTGGGGAATACAGATAGCTTCAGCAGGAAGTAAAAAAGGAATTGTTACTGCAGAAATTGACCCTGCTTATGTTAAAAAAACAAGAAATGAGTTTCCTGCTCTGAAAGATAAAAAACTATAG
- the trpB gene encoding tryptophan synthase subunit beta, with protein sequence MRKKLSEKRVQKKQVKNADGVFGDYGGRYVPDQLVPALQELENAFFKYYDDEEFLEEFNYYLKEAVGRPNPLYFAERLTEYYGGAKIYLKREDLNHMGAHKINNTLGQILLAKRMGKKKVIAETGAGQHGVATATVAAMFGMDCEIFMGAEDARRQALNVFRMKLLGAKVNEVTEGTETLSDAVDAAIGHWVKNSEDTFYLLGSAVGPHPYPVMVREFQSVIGKEAKTQILQSEGKLPDYLIACVGGGSNAIGLFHPFLEDDSVKMIGVEAAGEGLDTSKHAATFTKGNPGIIHGYKSYLLQDESGNVPPVYSISAGLDYPGVGPEHSFLKDSGRSEYKSVTDNEAVSALKLLSEKEGIIPALESSHALAYLDNLAPDLDKNQIIIVNLSGRGDKDVYSVADHLGANL encoded by the coding sequence ATGAGAAAAAAATTAAGTGAAAAGAGGGTTCAAAAGAAACAGGTTAAGAATGCTGATGGAGTTTTTGGAGATTATGGCGGGAGATATGTTCCTGATCAACTTGTTCCAGCCTTACAGGAATTAGAGAATGCTTTTTTTAAGTATTATGATGATGAAGAATTCCTGGAGGAATTCAATTATTATCTAAAGGAAGCTGTCGGTCGTCCTAATCCCTTATATTTTGCTGAAAGATTGACTGAATATTATGGTGGGGCTAAGATTTACTTAAAAAGGGAAGATCTAAATCATATGGGTGCCCATAAGATTAATAATACACTGGGGCAGATACTTCTGGCCAAGAGAATGGGTAAGAAAAAAGTAATTGCTGAAACAGGAGCTGGCCAGCATGGCGTTGCAACTGCAACAGTTGCAGCAATGTTTGGAATGGATTGTGAAATTTTTATGGGTGCTGAAGATGCCAGGCGTCAGGCTTTAAATGTATTTAGAATGAAATTACTTGGAGCAAAAGTCAATGAAGTAACTGAAGGAACTGAAACTTTATCTGATGCAGTTGATGCTGCTATTGGTCACTGGGTTAAGAATTCAGAAGATACTTTTTATTTGCTAGGCTCGGCAGTTGGGCCACATCCTTATCCAGTAATGGTTAGAGAGTTTCAATCTGTGATTGGAAAAGAAGCTAAAACACAAATATTACAGTCAGAAGGGAAATTACCGGATTACCTTATTGCCTGTGTTGGCGGTGGCAGTAATGCAATTGGACTTTTCCATCCATTTTTAGAGGATGATTCAGTAAAAATGATAGGGGTTGAGGCAGCCGGTGAGGGCCTTGATACTTCAAAGCATGCAGCAACATTTACTAAAGGTAATCCTGGAATTATTCATGGTTATAAAAGTTATCTTCTTCAAGATGAATCTGGAAATGTTCCACCAGTCTATTCTATTTCAGCAGGTTTGGATTATCCAGGGGTGGGACCAGAACACAGTTTCTTAAAAGATAGTGGTCGGTCAGAATATAAATCAGTAACTGATAATGAAGCAGTGAGTGCTTTAAAGTTATTATCTGAAAAAGAGGGGATAATCCCGGCTTTAGAGTCTTCACATGCACTGGCTTATTTAGATAATTTAGCTCCTGATTTAGATAAAAATCAAATAATAATTGTGAATTTATCAGGTCGCGGAGATAAGGATGTTTATTCAGTAGCAGACCATTTAGGTGCTAATTTATAA
- a CDS encoding DUF2804 domain-containing protein: MYIEKEIKESINLCDESGRLNKEAVGWSRKPLHHCNLRGNWLRKKQWNYWYVMNDKCFFSAAIALLDYAAIIFIYYLDINSLEFEEKTIISPLGQGTDMSETVDETVRFSNDKNQVIFSKEDNYTRLIIEVDDFEGKNLRANIKIYQPDNIDSINVVIPWSERKFQFTSKQSSLPAQGKVTIGEKVYEFSPDNSFACLDFGRGIWPYKSEWNWASGTGLNNGVKIGLNFGAGWTEDTGITENGIIVDGRVEKINEDVNFNYNPADLMETWSLTTIETDRINLKFEPIYHRIAKTNFLVIKSKMHQMIGYYSGKIKFQDQIINIDKLPGTTEEHQVRW; encoded by the coding sequence ATGTATATAGAAAAAGAAATTAAAGAATCAATAAATCTTTGTGATGAAAGTGGCAGATTAAATAAAGAGGCGGTGGGCTGGTCTAGAAAACCGCTACATCACTGTAATTTGCGAGGTAATTGGCTAAGAAAAAAGCAATGGAACTACTGGTATGTGATGAATGATAAATGTTTCTTTTCAGCCGCTATTGCCCTGCTTGATTATGCTGCCATTATTTTTATTTATTATTTAGATATTAATAGTTTAGAATTTGAGGAAAAGACTATTATATCTCCTCTTGGACAGGGAACTGATATGTCAGAAACCGTTGATGAAACAGTCAGGTTCAGTAATGATAAAAATCAAGTTATATTTTCGAAAGAAGATAACTATACAAGGTTAATTATTGAAGTCGACGATTTTGAAGGCAAAAATTTAAGGGCTAATATAAAGATTTATCAGCCTGATAATATAGATTCTATAAATGTTGTGATACCATGGAGTGAGAGAAAATTTCAATTTACATCAAAACAATCTTCACTACCAGCCCAAGGTAAAGTTACTATTGGTGAAAAAGTTTATGAATTTTCACCAGATAATAGTTTTGCCTGTCTTGATTTTGGCAGAGGAATCTGGCCTTATAAATCTGAATGGAACTGGGCAAGTGGTACAGGTTTAAATAATGGAGTTAAGATCGGCTTAAATTTTGGGGCTGGATGGACTGAAGATACCGGGATAACAGAGAATGGAATAATTGTAGATGGCAGGGTGGAAAAGATTAATGAAGATGTCAATTTTAACTATAATCCTGCCGATTTAATGGAAACCTGGAGTTTAACTACCATTGAAACCGACAGGATTAATTTGAAGTTTGAACCAATTTATCACAGAATTGCAAAAACTAATTTTTTAGTGATTAAATCTAAAATGCATCAGATGATTGGTTATTATTCTGGAAAAATCAAATTCCAGGATCAGATTATAAATATTGATAAATTGCCAGGCACAACTGAAGAACACCAGGTTAGATGGTAA
- a CDS encoding carbon starvation CstA family protein: protein MSSTWLILSSVLFFLIAYFTYATRLTKKWGMNNNQITPAHTKEDGIDYVPAKKPILLGHHFASIAGAAPIIGPVTASAFGWLPVFAWIIIGGIFIGGVHDMGSIFSSVRHGGRSIAEVINNTMGRSGKQLFSIFAWLTLILVIAAFMNVTADAFVSTPEAATASVLFIAVALVFGVVRQRTNLSLPALSVIGVALLFACIWFGINNPLVLEANTWNLIFVIYIFIASVTPVWILLQPRDYLNSFLLYGILIGSFIGIIIGGPTLEIEAFTGFQSELGYMFPILFVTVACGAISGFHSLVSSGTTSKQLDKESDAKMIGYGGMLIECVLAVIALIAASVITSGQSAELLAEGGPVLLFAHGVGGFLNNFGIPTEVGIIFGSLTVAAFAMTTLDTATRLARFIFQEYFVPEEEEVTAESSNILGNMFVATGITVAVSAALALSGAWADIWPIFGSANQMLAALALTSLAVWLAAKGIKNMHVIIPMVFMFAVTLVALVFVVRDNIVDANFILAGLAAVLFVLALVLAKMAFGLLSPSEAAQEVQEDSA from the coding sequence ATGTCATCCACTTGGTTAATTTTAAGTTCTGTTCTATTCTTTTTAATTGCCTATTTTACATATGCTACAAGGCTCACAAAAAAATGGGGTATGAATAATAATCAGATCACCCCGGCTCATACTAAAGAAGACGGTATAGATTATGTTCCAGCTAAAAAACCTATCCTTTTAGGCCATCATTTTGCTTCTATTGCTGGAGCAGCACCAATAATCGGACCAGTAACTGCCTCTGCATTTGGTTGGTTACCAGTCTTTGCCTGGATAATTATTGGCGGTATCTTTATCGGTGGAGTTCATGATATGGGTTCTATCTTCAGTTCTGTCCGCCATGGAGGCCGTTCAATAGCTGAAGTTATTAATAATACAATGGGAAGATCAGGTAAACAATTGTTTAGTATCTTTGCCTGGTTAACACTTATTTTAGTTATTGCTGCCTTTATGAACGTAACAGCAGATGCTTTTGTCAGTACCCCTGAAGCAGCCACTGCATCCGTTCTATTTATTGCTGTTGCTTTAGTTTTCGGTGTAGTTCGTCAAAGAACTAATTTATCATTACCAGCTTTAAGTGTAATCGGGGTTGCACTACTCTTTGCCTGTATCTGGTTTGGAATCAATAATCCACTAGTTCTTGAGGCAAATACCTGGAACCTAATTTTTGTAATTTATATCTTTATTGCTTCAGTTACACCAGTCTGGATCTTACTCCAGCCAAGAGATTATTTGAATTCATTTTTGCTCTATGGAATTTTAATCGGATCATTCATTGGTATTATTATTGGAGGTCCAACACTTGAGATTGAAGCTTTCACAGGATTCCAATCAGAACTTGGTTATATGTTCCCGATTTTATTTGTAACTGTAGCTTGTGGAGCTATTTCAGGTTTCCACTCTCTAGTATCATCAGGAACAACTTCCAAACAGCTGGATAAAGAGTCGGATGCTAAAATGATCGGTTACGGTGGAATGTTAATAGAATGTGTTCTAGCTGTAATTGCTCTAATAGCTGCTTCTGTAATTACCAGTGGCCAATCAGCTGAACTATTAGCTGAAGGCGGTCCTGTTTTACTATTTGCCCATGGAGTTGGAGGATTCTTAAATAACTTTGGAATTCCAACTGAGGTAGGAATTATCTTTGGTTCATTAACTGTAGCTGCCTTTGCTATGACAACTCTTGATACTGCCACAAGGCTTGCCCGATTTATTTTCCAGGAGTATTTTGTGCCTGAAGAAGAGGAAGTGACAGCAGAAAGTTCTAATATTCTCGGTAATATGTTTGTTGCAACTGGAATAACTGTTGCAGTTTCAGCAGCCTTAGCACTCTCAGGGGCATGGGCTGATATCTGGCCAATCTTCGGTTCAGCCAATCAGATGTTAGCTGCTCTTGCTTTAACATCACTAGCAGTCTGGCTTGCTGCTAAAGGCATAAAAAATATGCATGTCATCATCCCAATGGTCTTTATGTTTGCAGTAACTTTAGTAGCTTTAGTCTTTGTTGTCAGAGACAATATAGTCGATGCCAACTTTATTCTAGCTGGACTAGCAGCAGTTTTATTTGTACTGGCTCTTGTCCTGGCAAAGATGGCTTTCGGTCTATTAAGCCCATCAGAAGCTGCTCAGGAAGTCCAGGAGGATTCTGCATAA
- the tatC gene encoding twin-arginine translocase subunit TatC produces MESDNLEMSIVEHLEELRNRLIKSIIAVVIAAFVAYFFSEELMEILTRPVGELVFLRPTEAFFTYIKISIFAGIIVALPFLLYQFWSFVLPALHDNEKKYINLLLPISLFMFALGIAFGFAVVLPLGMRFLLNFGSPELSAMISISHYVSFLLTLLLPFGLIFQLPLVLNLMVKLGIVKIDTLTMFRKYIIVLIFIISAILTPPDIITQMFMAGPLILLYEGSILIAKFIN; encoded by the coding sequence ATGGAGTCAGACAATCTAGAAATGAGTATAGTTGAACATTTAGAAGAATTGAGAAATAGGCTGATAAAATCTATTATTGCTGTTGTAATTGCAGCATTTGTAGCCTATTTTTTTTCCGAGGAATTAATGGAGATATTAACAAGGCCAGTTGGAGAGCTGGTCTTTTTAAGGCCGACTGAAGCATTTTTCACTTATATTAAGATTTCTATTTTTGCTGGTATTATTGTAGCTTTACCATTCTTATTATATCAGTTTTGGAGCTTTGTTTTACCGGCATTGCATGATAATGAAAAAAAATATATCAATCTTCTTTTACCAATTTCATTATTTATGTTTGCTCTTGGTATAGCTTTTGGTTTTGCAGTTGTTTTACCTTTAGGAATGAGGTTTTTATTGAACTTTGGTAGCCCTGAGCTATCTGCAATGATTTCAATAAGCCATTATGTTTCATTTCTATTAACACTACTCCTGCCTTTTGGCCTAATATTTCAACTACCTCTGGTATTGAATTTAATGGTAAAGCTAGGAATTGTAAAAATTGATACACTAACTATGTTTCGTAAATATATTATAGTTTTAATATTCATTATCAGTGCAATTTTAACCCCGCCAGATATAATTACTCAAATGTTTATGGCAGGACCATTGATTTTACTTTATGAAGGAAGTATTTTAATCGCTAAATTTATTAACTAA
- the mtrB gene encoding trp RNA-binding attenuation protein MtrB gives MALESAEGDYVTIKALEDGVTIIGLTRGRQTKFHHTEKLDKGEIMIAQFTENTSAMKIRGKAKILTKHGDIESE, from the coding sequence ATGGCACTAGAATCAGCCGAAGGTGATTATGTCACTATAAAAGCTCTTGAAGACGGTGTTACAATAATTGGCCTGACAAGAGGCAGGCAGACAAAATTTCACCATACAGAGAAATTGGATAAAGGCGAAATCATGATAGCCCAATTTACTGAAAACACCTCAGCAATGAAAATAAGAGGAAAAGCTAAAATATTAACCAAACATGGAGATATTGAATCAGAATAG
- a CDS encoding LiaF transmembrane domain-containing protein — protein MSKSRIFGLILILLGGFIILNNAGVVDIGIGEIISTYWPLILIVAGIYNLLTNPAGRLGGFIVLLIGLFFQLNNLDYIAAAEYISFWPVIFILIGVSLLFDKSNGKEIDREKLNVFNIFSGGDYRIISNNFKGGSSISIFGGADIDLTGADISIDEARLDVFTLFGGADIYVPEDWQVVVKGLPIFGGWDNLTRHNQDIDNSKILSVSCLTIFGGVDIKNKK, from the coding sequence ATGAGTAAAAGTAGAATTTTTGGGTTGATCTTGATTTTATTAGGTGGATTTATAATTTTAAATAATGCCGGAGTTGTTGATATTGGAATTGGAGAGATAATTTCAACTTATTGGCCATTAATTTTAATTGTAGCCGGAATATATAATTTATTAACTAATCCAGCCGGGAGACTTGGAGGGTTTATAGTTTTATTAATTGGTTTATTTTTTCAATTAAATAATTTAGATTATATTGCTGCAGCTGAATATATTTCATTCTGGCCAGTAATCTTTATCTTAATAGGTGTAAGTTTATTATTTGATAAAAGCAATGGAAAAGAGATTGATAGAGAAAAGTTAAATGTATTTAATATTTTTTCTGGCGGTGATTATAGAATAATATCAAATAATTTTAAAGGTGGCAGTTCAATTTCAATTTTCGGTGGAGCAGATATAGATTTAACTGGAGCGGATATCAGTATAGATGAAGCCAGGCTTGATGTTTTTACACTTTTTGGTGGTGCAGACATATATGTGCCTGAAGATTGGCAGGTAGTTGTAAAAGGATTACCTATTTTCGGTGGCTGGGATAATTTAACCAGACATAATCAGGATATAGATAATTCTAAAATTTTATCTGTTAGTTGCCTGACTATTTTTGGTGGTGTTGATATAAAAAATAAGAAATAA